The Thalassophryne amazonica chromosome 6, fThaAma1.1, whole genome shotgun sequence genome includes a region encoding these proteins:
- the pfkfb1 gene encoding 6-phosphofructo-2-kinase/fructose-2,6-bisphosphatase 1 isoform X2 — MLHRMDLTQEHSRCHRRDSAAAVPQFCNCPTMIVMVGLPARGKTYISKKLARYLNWIGVPTKVFNVGQYRREAVKFYKNFEFFNPENEEAMRIRKACAAAALKDVAAYFTKDQGQVAVFDATNTTRERRAIILNFAKERGYKVFFVESICDDPEIITENIKQVKFGSPDYVDRDIDEAMQDFTKRIDCYRSSYVPIDDEADRNLSYIKIFNVGMRYLVNLIQDHIQSRIVYYLMNIHVTPRSIYLSRHGESKLNLLGRIGGDSGLSPRGHMYAVALAAFLNSQKIKDLKVWTSHMKRTIQTAEPLGVMYEQWKALNEIDAGVCEELTYEEIQENLPEEFALRDQDKYRYRYPKGESYEDLVHRLEPVIMELERQENVLVICHQAVMRCLLAYFLDKSADELPYLRCPLHTVLKLTPIAYGCKVESFFLNIDAVNTHRERPLNVDIARKPEEALQTVPDHK, encoded by the exons CCGCCGTCCCTCAGTTCTGTAACTGTCCGACCATGATCGTGATGGTGGGACTACCTGCCAGAGGGAAGACCTATATCTCCAAGAAGCTGGCTCGATACCTGAACTGGATCGGGGTTCCTACGAAAG TGTTTAATGTGGGCCAGTACCGAAGGGAGGCGGTCAAGTTCTATAAGAACTTTGAGTTTTTCAATCCTGAAAATGAGGAGGCCATGAGGATCCGCAA GGCCTGTGCAGCAGCTGCTCTCAAAGATGTAGCTGCTTACTTCACAAAGGACCAGGGCCAAGTAGCA GTTTTTGATGCTACTAACACCACCAGGGAGAGGAGGGCGATCATTCTAAACTTTGCCAAGGAGAGAGGGTACAAG GTGTTCTTTGTGGAGTCAATTTGTGACGACCCTGAAATCATCACAGAGAATATTAAG CAAGTGAAATTCGGGAGCCCAGATTACGTGGATCGCGATATAGATGAAGCCATGCAGGACTTCACCAAGCGGATTGACTGTTACAGGTCAAGCTACGTGCCAATAGATGATGAAGCAGACAG GAATCTCTCCTATATCAAGATCTTCAATGTGGGCATGAGATATTTGGTGAATTTGATCCAAGACCATATTCAGAGCAGGATAGTCTACTACCTTATGAACATCCACGTAACTCCACGATCCATCTACCTGAGCCGCCACGGAGAGAGCAAACTCAATCTACTGGGCCGCATTGGTGGAGATTCTGGCCTGTCCCCCAGGGGTCATATG TATGCCGTAGCTTTGGCGGCTTTTCTCAACAGTCAGAAAATCAAGGACCTGAAGGTTTGGACGAGCCACATGAAGAGGACGATACAGACTGCAGAGCCTCTGGGAGTCATGTACGAACAGTGGAAGGCCCTCAATGAGATAGATGCT GGTGTTTGTGAGGAGCTAACATATGAGGAGATTCAAGAGAACCTCCCAGAAGAGTTTGCACTAAGAGACCAGGACAAGTATCGTTATCGTTACCCAAAGGGTGAA TCCTACGAGGACCTTGTCCATCGTTTGGAGCCCGTCATCATGGAGCTGGAACGGCAGGAAAACGTTCTGGTAATCTGTCACCAGGCTGTGATGCGCTGCCTGCTGGCCTACTTTCTAGACAAATCTGCAG ACGAGCTGCCTTACCTACGATGCCCCCTTCATACGGTGCTCAAGCTCACACCGATAGCCTACG GATGTAAAGTTGAGTCGTTTTTCCTCAATATTGACGCAGTCAACACCCACAGAGAACGACCTCTG AATGTTGACATCGCTAGAAAACCAGAAGAAGCCCTGCAAACAGTCCCGGATCACAAATAA
- the pfkfb1 gene encoding 6-phosphofructo-2-kinase/fructose-2,6-bisphosphatase 1 isoform X1: MSHSPVYHPDIMTLRLNASTEEMQLTQTPLHKLWVPWMDCSLNHRRASAVPQFCNCPTMIVMVGLPARGKTYISKKLARYLNWIGVPTKVFNVGQYRREAVKFYKNFEFFNPENEEAMRIRKACAAAALKDVAAYFTKDQGQVAVFDATNTTRERRAIILNFAKERGYKVFFVESICDDPEIITENIKQVKFGSPDYVDRDIDEAMQDFTKRIDCYRSSYVPIDDEADRNLSYIKIFNVGMRYLVNLIQDHIQSRIVYYLMNIHVTPRSIYLSRHGESKLNLLGRIGGDSGLSPRGHMYAVALAAFLNSQKIKDLKVWTSHMKRTIQTAEPLGVMYEQWKALNEIDAGVCEELTYEEIQENLPEEFALRDQDKYRYRYPKGESYEDLVHRLEPVIMELERQENVLVICHQAVMRCLLAYFLDKSADELPYLRCPLHTVLKLTPIAYGCKVESFFLNIDAVNTHRERPLNVDIARKPEEALQTVPDHK, encoded by the exons CCGCCGTCCCTCAGTTCTGTAACTGTCCGACCATGATCGTGATGGTGGGACTACCTGCCAGAGGGAAGACCTATATCTCCAAGAAGCTGGCTCGATACCTGAACTGGATCGGGGTTCCTACGAAAG TGTTTAATGTGGGCCAGTACCGAAGGGAGGCGGTCAAGTTCTATAAGAACTTTGAGTTTTTCAATCCTGAAAATGAGGAGGCCATGAGGATCCGCAA GGCCTGTGCAGCAGCTGCTCTCAAAGATGTAGCTGCTTACTTCACAAAGGACCAGGGCCAAGTAGCA GTTTTTGATGCTACTAACACCACCAGGGAGAGGAGGGCGATCATTCTAAACTTTGCCAAGGAGAGAGGGTACAAG GTGTTCTTTGTGGAGTCAATTTGTGACGACCCTGAAATCATCACAGAGAATATTAAG CAAGTGAAATTCGGGAGCCCAGATTACGTGGATCGCGATATAGATGAAGCCATGCAGGACTTCACCAAGCGGATTGACTGTTACAGGTCAAGCTACGTGCCAATAGATGATGAAGCAGACAG GAATCTCTCCTATATCAAGATCTTCAATGTGGGCATGAGATATTTGGTGAATTTGATCCAAGACCATATTCAGAGCAGGATAGTCTACTACCTTATGAACATCCACGTAACTCCACGATCCATCTACCTGAGCCGCCACGGAGAGAGCAAACTCAATCTACTGGGCCGCATTGGTGGAGATTCTGGCCTGTCCCCCAGGGGTCATATG TATGCCGTAGCTTTGGCGGCTTTTCTCAACAGTCAGAAAATCAAGGACCTGAAGGTTTGGACGAGCCACATGAAGAGGACGATACAGACTGCAGAGCCTCTGGGAGTCATGTACGAACAGTGGAAGGCCCTCAATGAGATAGATGCT GGTGTTTGTGAGGAGCTAACATATGAGGAGATTCAAGAGAACCTCCCAGAAGAGTTTGCACTAAGAGACCAGGACAAGTATCGTTATCGTTACCCAAAGGGTGAA TCCTACGAGGACCTTGTCCATCGTTTGGAGCCCGTCATCATGGAGCTGGAACGGCAGGAAAACGTTCTGGTAATCTGTCACCAGGCTGTGATGCGCTGCCTGCTGGCCTACTTTCTAGACAAATCTGCAG ACGAGCTGCCTTACCTACGATGCCCCCTTCATACGGTGCTCAAGCTCACACCGATAGCCTACG GATGTAAAGTTGAGTCGTTTTTCCTCAATATTGACGCAGTCAACACCCACAGAGAACGACCTCTG AATGTTGACATCGCTAGAAAACCAGAAGAAGCCCTGCAAACAGTCCCGGATCACAAATAA